Proteins encoded by one window of Engraulis encrasicolus isolate BLACKSEA-1 chromosome 21, IST_EnEncr_1.0, whole genome shotgun sequence:
- the LOC134437319 gene encoding tenascin-N-like produces the protein MLPTPTPEQDSKGDQEQNDYVLVDPESKEPNQEDESHTSEEDNMKRKSPEGEEPSSKHPRESNSNSQESSSGKDIGLSKRTGDGGIDEDNQGNPSSHAREGNEIESRETDPIPGVPKPGPIQFTVVSADSISLIWGHPEGFTGDKKFRVTCSNGQSHETTSNSLVCSALSPGQSYEFTVVTLDENNKQSEHVSATAYTEIPLPADLDVKMNYSKAIEASWSKPKGLDEPTYVVSLDYDSKCLHTAKTTELKYCFPGVVLNMKYIIRVAVALKNGQQGKVVTKKIITGIPIPENLEVGSVTATSASLSWSIPSEMDEIPHSFLVSYHSKGAEPQTITTESCSVVITGLTPDTEHAVSIFITLQDGAQSQPAVTSISTEISVPKHVVIESDITSLSVKWMKPDGLDEVSYQLTLNRNEECETSIFTDSLEHCFRGLLPGTKYSVGVSTALNDGQSKYVLNTTCTSIPAPEKLVLDSLTPTSARVRWSVSSVMDQTPHSFLISYHSEGVEPKDITTDACSKVITDLKPGIQYKVSVSIVCEGAGNSEPASTSINLGIPIPENLNVGSVTATSASLSWSMPSEMDEIPHSFLVSYHSKGAEPQTITTESCSVVITGLTPDTEHAVSILTSLQDGRKGQPAVISVETGIPIPVKLEVGSLTATSASVSWSMPSEMDGIPHSFLVSYHSKGAEPQTISTRSCSAVITGLTPGTEHPVSIFTILQDGRKGQPAVKSIITVVPSPESVGVESVTTTSAMIKWRSTDGLLDLEPYFLLSIQSEHFRVSCDYHHVQNLKPGSDYTGKICTVLNGRKSQPVPVEIHTLVPQPEDPKVDSRTATSAKIKWTSPHELMSMKYFQKIPHSFIVKVDGTVLSDTESSNMEISNLQPGTLYNASICTNLNGRYSDPVPIKFHTAVPRPEKPTVVSVTTTSAMIKWPPVRELDGIHHSYKVQIEGCQEMPSVACNIDIPNLEPATTYTVRVWIVLKDQRSEAVTVKVTTEIPRITFTTQVIGNTQNNHFELERYLVSQGFTTAENPNDADFILAFCVIVSRVGTDMEAALKEIADTKPTLLVVMHHTFDPDYVIPDTSRFAKGRNITVVDVLFHEDKGILKSQKNLEAKRKMLVMARSVPPRKVGTQHSMSMTRPTAHGHSTSYHSTGAEGGTQAVSRSSMQQSSTQTQSSSAEVSTRSIDTSSSGRGKVTYTTVLSVSSVKLDIERACKKIPDSKAAILVVMHHTFDHDHVPQEGSGYPKRDNLLVVHCLFHEDQGFLKCQRNYEAIKNIIAWLECKYPNSVAHETSSNRAADTVSWGIASIGNFFSK, from the exons ATGTTGCCCACGCCAACTCCTGAGCAGGACTCCAAAGGAGACCAG GAGCAGAATGACTATGTGCTTGTAGATCCTGAGTCAAAAGAACCAAACCAAGAGGACGAAAGCCATACATCTGAAGAGGATAACATGAAAAGAAAATCCCCAGAAGGAGAGGAACCCTCTTCAAAACATCCCCGTGAATCCAATAGTAACTCACAAGAGTCGTCGTCTGgaaaagatataggcctatccAAAAGAACTGGAGATGG TGGAATTGATGAGGACAATCAAGGGAATCCATCGTCTCATGCAAGAGAGGGAAATGAG ATTGAATCCCGTGAGACAGATCCTATTCCCG GTGTTCCAAAACCTGGTCCAATCCAGTTTACCGTGGTATCGGCAGATTCCATTTCTTTAATCTGGGGACATCCTGAAGGGTTCACTGGAGACAAGAAATTCCGAGTTACCTGCAGTAATGGACAGTCTCATGAAACTACTTCAAACTCTTTGGTCTGTTCTGCTCTGTCACCTGGACAGAGTTATGAATTTACAGTGGTCACCCTTGATGAGAACAACAAGCAAAGTGAACATGTGTCAGCTACggcatacacag AGATCCCTTTGCCAGCAGACCTGGACGTGAAAATGAATTACAGCAAGGCCATAGAAGCATCATGGAGCAAGCCAAAGGGACTGGATGAGCCCACATATGTGGTGTCATTGGATTACGACAGCAAGTGCTTACACACAGCCAAGACAACTGAATTGAAATATTGCTTTCCTGGTGTGGTGTTGAACATGAAGTATATCATCAGGGTTGCGGTGGCACTGAAAAATGGCCAGCAAGGCAAGGTCGTCACAAAAAAGATTATAACAG GCATCCCTATCCCTGAGAATCTAGAGGTGGGATCAGTGACTGCAACATCTGCAAGTCTGAGTTGGAGCATACCCAGTGAGATGGATGAGATTCCACACAGTTTCCTGGTCTCCTACCACAGCAAAGGGGCGGAGCCTCAGACCATCACCACAGAGTCATGCAGTGTAGTGATCACAGGCCTGACACCAGATACTGAACACGCTGTGTCTATCTTTATTACACTTCAAGATGGGGCACAAAGTCAACCAGCAGTTACTTCCATCTCAACAG AGATTTCTGTCCCCAAACATGTGGTCATTGAAAGCGACATTACATCGTTGTCTGTGAAGTGGATGAAGCCAGATGGACTGGATGAGGTGTCATACCAGTTAACCCTCAACAGGAATGAGGAATGTGAAACCTCCATCTTCACAGACTCTCTGGAGCACTGCTTTAGAGGATTATTACCAGGAACCAAATACAGTGTTGGTGTGTCCACTGCGTTAAATGATGGTCAGAGCAAGTATGTTTTGAACACCACCTGTACAT CTATTCCAGCCCCAGAGAAACTGGTACTTGACTCATTGACTCCAACATCAGCTCGTGTCAGGTGGTCTGTATCCAGTGTGATGGATCAGACTCCACACAGTTTCCTGATCTCATACCACAGTGAAGGGGTTGAGCCAAAGGACATCACCACAGATGCATGCAGCAAGGTTATCACAGACCTGAAACCAGGCATCCAGTACAAGGTCTCAGTCTCAATTGTGTGTGAGGGTGCCGGAAATAGTGAACCTGCTTCAACCTCCATCAATCTTG GCATCCCTATCCCTGAGAACCTAAATGTGGGGTCTGTCACTGCAACATCTGCCAGTCTGAGTTGGAGCATGCCCAGTGAGATGGATGAGATTCCACACAGTTTCCTGGTCTCCTACCACAGCAAAGGGGCTGAGCCCCAGACCATCACCACAGAGTCCTGCAGTGTAGTCATCACAGGCCTGACACCAGACACTGAACATGCTGTGTCCATCTTAACTTCACTTCAGGATGGGCGAAAAGGACAACCAGCAGTTATATCAGTTGAAACAG GCATCCCCATCCCTGTGAAGCTGGAGGTGGGGTCACTGACTGCAACATCTGCCAGTGTGAGTTGGAGCATGCCCAGTGAGATGGATGGGATTCCGCACAGTTTCCTGGTCTCCTACCACAGCAAAGGGGCTGAGCCCCAGACCATCTCCACACGGTCATGCAGTGCAGTCATCACAGGCCTGACACCAGGCACTGAACATCCTGTGTCCATCTTTACTATACTTCAGGATGGGCGAAAAGGACAACCAGCAGTTAAGTCCATCATAACAG TTGTTCCAAGCCCAGAGAGTGTTGGAGTGGAATCAGTGACCACAACATCTGCTATGATAAAGTGGAGATCGACAGATGGACTGCTAGATCTTGAGCCCTATTTTCTACTCAGCATACAAAGTGAACATTTTAGAGTGTCATGTgactaccaccatgtccaaaatcTGAAGCCAGGCTCTGACTATACAGGCAAAATATGCACTGTTCTTAATGGCCGGAAGAGTCAACCTGTTCCAGTTGAAATCCATACAC TCGTGCCACAACCGGAGGACCCCAAGGTGGACTCTAGGACAGCAACATCTGCCAAGATAAAATGGACGTCACCACATGAACTCATGAGCATGAAGTATTTCCAAAAGATTCCACACAGTTTCATAGTGAAAGTTGACGGCACTGTACTGAGTGACACAGAGTCGTCTAACATGGAAATCTCAAACCTGCAGCCAGGCACTTTATACAACGCCAGCATCTGTACTAACCTTAATGGGCGGTATAGTGATCCTGTTCCCATTAAGTTCCATACAG CTGTCCCACGCCCAGAGAAGCCAACTGTGGTTTCAGTGACAACAACATCAGCTATGATTAAATGGCCTCCAGTACGTGAACTGGATGGTATACATCATTCTTACAAAGTCCAAATAGAAGGCTGTCAAGAAATGCCTTCAGTTGCATGCAACATAGACATACCAAACCTGGAGCCAGCCACCACATACACTGTTCGAGTCTGGATTGTCCTGAAAGATCAGCGGAGTGAAGCTGTGACTGTGAAAGTGACAACTG AAATTCCAAGAATTACATTCACCACCCAAGTGATTGGCAACACCCAGAACAACCATTTTGAATTGGAACGTTATTTGGTCAGCCAAGGTTTCACAACAGCTGAAAATCCCAATGATGCAGACTTCATCCTTGCTTTCTGTGTGATTGTCTCTCGTGTGGGAACAGACATGGAAGCTGCACTCAAAGAAATAGCAG ACACTAAACCTACTCTTCTGGTGGTAATGCACCACACCTTCGATCCTGATTACGTGATACCGGACACCAGTAGATTTGCGAAGGGCAGAAACATCACAGTGGTCGACGTCTTGTTCCATGAGGACAAaggcatactgaaatcccagaagaATCTAGAGGCGAAGCGTAAAATGCTGGTGATGGCACGG TCTGTTCCTCCTAGAAAGGTCGGTACTCAACACAGCATGAGCATGACGAGGCCTACTGCTCATGGACACAGCACTTCATATCACTCAACTGGAGCTGAGGGTGGAACACAGGCAGTCTCTCGAAGTTCTATGCAACAATCATCTACTCAG ACCCAAAGTTCAAGCGCTGAAGTGTCAACGCGTTCAATCGACACTTCTTCAAGTGGAAGAGGAAAGGTCACGTATACCACTGTTTTGTCGG TGTCTTCTGTTAAGCTGGACATTGAAAGAGCCTGCAAAAAAATCCCAG